One segment of Actinomyces sp. 432 DNA contains the following:
- the rsgA gene encoding ribosome small subunit-dependent GTPase A codes for MARRDIGTDDPRVRVRPGRRSRPRTKQRPAHADAVPGMVTRIDRGHYRIRLEDPALTADGSGDITAMKARELGRGKVVVGDRVAVVGDTSGRKDTLARMVRVEERRTLLRRSAEDGDAAGTEKPVVANADLLVIVTALADPEPRPRMIDRYLVAAYDAGMEPLLILTKADLADADALLGLYEPLGVRSVATRLDPSSRAEASRAGEGVEAVRALITGRTSVFVGHSGVGKSTLINALVPGAERVTGEVNVVTGRGRHTSTNLQALELPGGGWVIDTPGVRSFGVAHVSSADVLRGFPDLTEVAEECPRGCTHETGVIECALDDWSADSALEPAERGRRRARVDSFRRLLAPALEAEDPTTPRRR; via the coding sequence ATGGCCCGCCGCGACATCGGCACCGACGATCCGCGCGTACGGGTGCGCCCCGGCAGGCGCTCACGCCCGCGCACCAAGCAGCGCCCTGCCCACGCCGACGCCGTGCCCGGCATGGTCACCCGCATCGACCGCGGTCACTACCGCATCCGCCTGGAGGACCCCGCTCTCACCGCCGACGGCAGCGGCGACATCACGGCGATGAAGGCCCGCGAGCTGGGACGCGGGAAGGTCGTGGTCGGGGACCGGGTCGCCGTCGTCGGGGACACCTCCGGCCGCAAGGACACCCTCGCCCGCATGGTGCGCGTCGAGGAGCGCCGCACTCTGCTGCGCCGCAGCGCGGAGGACGGGGACGCGGCCGGCACGGAGAAGCCGGTGGTGGCCAACGCCGACCTGCTGGTGATCGTCACCGCCCTGGCGGACCCGGAGCCGCGCCCGCGCATGATCGACCGGTATCTGGTGGCCGCCTATGACGCGGGCATGGAACCACTGCTGATTCTGACCAAGGCGGACCTGGCTGACGCCGATGCGCTGCTGGGGCTGTACGAGCCGCTGGGGGTGCGCTCGGTGGCCACGCGCCTGGATCCCTCCAGCCGGGCCGAGGCCTCCCGCGCCGGTGAGGGCGTCGAGGCGGTCCGTGCACTGATCACCGGCCGCACCTCGGTGTTCGTCGGTCATTCCGGCGTGGGCAAGTCCACGCTCATCAACGCGCTCGTGCCCGGGGCGGAGCGGGTCACCGGGGAGGTGAACGTGGTCACCGGTCGCGGCCGCCACACCTCCACCAACCTGCAGGCGTTGGAGCTACCCGGCGGCGGCTGGGTGATCGACACCCCCGGGGTGCGCTCCTTCGGGGTGGCGCACGTATCCAGCGCGGACGTGCTGCGTGGCTTCCCGGACCTGACCGAGGTCGCAGAGGAGTGCCCGCGCGGTTGCACGCACGAGACCGGCGTGATCGAGTGCGCCCTGGACGACTGGTCCGCCGACTCCGCGCTGGAGCCCGCGGAGCGCGGGCGGCGCCGGGCCCGGGTCGACTCCTTCCGGCGCCTGCTCGCCCCCGCCCTGGAGGCCGAGGACCCGACGACGCCACGCCGACGCTGA
- a CDS encoding MogA/MoaB family molybdenum cofactor biosynthesis protein, translating to MPTASASAAPADAPVPQKGLHPLPAPVKGAVITVSDRCVSGEREDVSGPLAARLLRKHDVLVDAVKVVPDGVEPVRAAIEEAIAAGARVVLTAGGTGVTPRDLTPEATAPLLAVRLEGVEAQVRAYGLTQTPLSSLSRGLVGVTGRDADGVLVVNAPGSRGGVKDTIAVVGPLVPHVLEQLGGGDH from the coding sequence ATGCCCACGGCGTCGGCCTCAGCCGCCCCCGCAGATGCTCCCGTGCCTCAAAAGGGGCTGCATCCGCTGCCCGCACCTGTCAAGGGCGCCGTGATTACCGTCTCCGACCGTTGCGTGAGCGGTGAGCGGGAGGATGTCTCCGGTCCCCTGGCCGCGCGGCTGCTGCGAAAGCACGACGTCTTGGTCGACGCCGTGAAGGTGGTGCCCGACGGGGTGGAACCGGTGCGCGCCGCCATTGAGGAGGCCATTGCTGCCGGTGCGCGCGTGGTGCTGACTGCCGGCGGCACCGGCGTCACCCCGCGTGACCTGACCCCGGAGGCCACCGCCCCACTGCTGGCGGTGCGCTTGGAGGGCGTCGAGGCGCAGGTCCGCGCCTATGGGTTGACCCAGACTCCACTGTCAAGTCTCTCCCGCGGGCTCGTGGGGGTCACCGGTCGCGACGCCGACGGCGTGCTGGTGGTCAACGCGCCCGGCTCGCGCGGAGGAGTCAAGGACACCATCGCCGTGGTGGGGCCCCTGGTTCCGCACGTCCTGGAGCAGCTCGGCGGCGGCGACCACTGA
- a CDS encoding molybdenum cofactor biosynthesis protein MoaE: protein MSTSRPARVAGTGITSDPLDTARLAAAVADPAAGAVATFDGRVRNHDGGRGVRAIRYSAHPSANEVITAIATEIADREGLRALAVAHRVGELAVGETALAVAVSADHRAAAFGAVHDIVEEVKARLPVWKQQIFSDGSSAWSNLP, encoded by the coding sequence GTGTCGACGTCCCGTCCTGCCCGGGTCGCGGGCACTGGGATCACCTCTGACCCGCTCGACACCGCCCGGCTTGCAGCCGCAGTGGCGGATCCGGCCGCCGGAGCCGTGGCCACCTTTGACGGCAGGGTACGTAACCATGACGGCGGGCGTGGGGTGAGGGCTATCCGCTACTCGGCCCACCCCAGCGCGAACGAGGTGATTACGGCAATCGCCACTGAGATCGCCGACCGGGAGGGACTGCGCGCGCTCGCGGTCGCGCACCGCGTGGGCGAGCTTGCCGTGGGGGAGACCGCGCTCGCCGTGGCGGTCAGTGCCGATCACCGCGCTGCCGCCTTCGGAGCGGTGCACGACATCGTCGAGGAGGTCAAGGCCCGGCTGCCCGTCTGGAAGCAGCAGATCTTCTCCGACGGCTCTAGCGCTTGGTCCAATCTGCCCTGA
- a CDS encoding helix-turn-helix transcriptional regulator, with the protein MSVPSVPAAPLPRPAWADLSVRAELSQARRRVLEEIEHASHPLTAAHVARTLNLHHNTVREHLDALVEAGLVNASTNPTGRRGRPALQYAPAGPDPARVAGSYLALLDAVIDQLGDGEQARERAKAIGRRWAQLTPADPASPVPQAGRPETQLTALAQHLSLMGFAPDFDGEQLVLKACPLVTSSRPPHPLVCVMHESFLNERYARCRAGAESEAAPRAKGAAAHLTLSPLRPDGCHVSFAAHGGPSCGHTGDHTLKR; encoded by the coding sequence ATGTCCGTCCCCTCGGTCCCAGCGGCGCCCCTTCCCCGTCCCGCCTGGGCAGATCTGTCAGTGCGGGCCGAGCTGTCCCAAGCGCGTCGTCGGGTACTCGAGGAGATTGAGCACGCCTCGCACCCGCTGACCGCAGCGCATGTGGCCCGCACCCTGAATCTGCACCACAACACGGTTCGCGAGCACCTGGACGCCCTGGTGGAGGCGGGCCTCGTGAACGCATCCACCAACCCCACCGGGCGTCGCGGACGCCCCGCCCTGCAGTACGCTCCCGCCGGCCCAGACCCGGCGCGAGTGGCCGGGTCCTACCTGGCCCTGCTGGACGCCGTTATCGACCAACTCGGGGACGGCGAGCAGGCGCGGGAACGCGCCAAGGCAATCGGCCGCCGCTGGGCACAGCTGACTCCCGCCGATCCGGCGAGCCCAGTCCCGCAGGCGGGGCGCCCCGAGACGCAGCTGACGGCCCTGGCGCAGCACCTGTCACTTATGGGCTTCGCCCCCGACTTCGACGGCGAGCAGCTAGTGCTCAAGGCCTGCCCCCTGGTGACCTCCTCGCGCCCGCCCCACCCACTGGTGTGCGTCATGCACGAGAGCTTCCTCAACGAGCGCTACGCCCGCTGCCGGGCAGGCGCCGAGTCCGAGGCCGCGCCCCGGGCAAAGGGTGCCGCCGCCCACCTCACGCTGTCCCCGCTGCGCCCCGACGGCTGCCACGTATCGTTCGCAGCCCACGGAGGTCCCTCCTGCGGACACACCGGAGACCACACGCTCAAGCGGTAA
- a CDS encoding DUF2249 domain-containing protein, with amino-acid sequence MSEDPKLIPIQETHSHSSCGCGAVEAERMCLDVRPIPHRLRHPAVLGAVSSLGVGEGFDLLAPHVPTPLLAQIDQLPMAVKHTLLEAENGFARVEIVRVG; translated from the coding sequence GTGAGCGAAGACCCAAAGCTGATCCCGATCCAGGAGACCCACTCCCACAGCAGCTGCGGCTGCGGGGCAGTGGAGGCCGAGCGCATGTGCCTGGACGTGCGCCCCATCCCCCACCGGCTGCGTCATCCGGCGGTCCTCGGCGCGGTCTCCTCCCTGGGAGTGGGTGAGGGCTTCGACCTGCTCGCACCACATGTGCCCACACCGCTGCTGGCGCAGATCGACCAGCTGCCCATGGCCGTCAAGCACACGCTGCTGGAGGCGGAGAACGGCTTCGCCCGCGTGGAGATCGTACGCGTCGGCTGA
- a CDS encoding multicopper oxidase domain-containing protein gives MSNVSDAYSREDRAGNAGSRADRAAVTAGTAPAVGRGGRLRAGSADPGATRLDRRGALVGLLTVGGTVAAGAAAAVWREGGASRRRDDSVAATGRTTRVTVGVEGMRFVPDTVEVPVGDRLEVTLDNTGDQVHDLVLRLADGTTASTGRVAAGERGSLEAGVVTGPLEGWCSIAGHRAQGMVLQVTASGRSTSSPSAASAARGAVPDYAATLPDDVAAFDAALAPAEPVTVHEHTFTVTEQSMYVGGGVTQRRMTYNGQVPGPVLRGKVGDTFRITLVNDGSMSHSIDFHAGVVPPDEVMRSVGPGESLVYEFEAQRSGIWLYHCSTAPMSVHLASGMYGAVIIDPPGLAEVDREYLLIQSEIYLGPEGGETDADKVSTKTPDLLAFNGTAFQYRDRPLVAAPGERVRIWVLDAGPSLPTAFHAVGLQFDQVFSEGAWTLGGPEEIGAAWSGGGQALGLQPAQGGFVECVPPAPGTYTLVSHAFADMEKGAMGYLRVTA, from the coding sequence ATGAGTAACGTTAGTGACGCTTACAGCCGGGAGGACCGCGCCGGGAACGCCGGGTCAAGAGCGGACCGGGCGGCCGTCACCGCCGGCACCGCCCCCGCTGTCGGCCGGGGCGGGCGCCTCCGGGCAGGCAGTGCGGACCCGGGCGCGACGCGCCTGGATCGCCGCGGGGCGCTTGTAGGCCTGCTGACGGTCGGCGGCACCGTGGCGGCAGGCGCAGCCGCTGCCGTCTGGCGGGAAGGCGGGGCGAGCCGGCGGCGCGATGACTCCGTTGCGGCCACCGGCCGGACCACGCGCGTGACCGTGGGTGTCGAGGGTATGCGCTTCGTGCCTGACACAGTGGAGGTTCCCGTAGGCGACCGGCTGGAGGTCACGCTGGACAACACCGGCGACCAGGTCCACGACTTGGTGCTCCGGCTCGCTGACGGCACCACCGCCTCCACCGGGCGGGTGGCTGCGGGGGAGCGCGGCAGCCTTGAGGCCGGCGTGGTCACAGGCCCGCTGGAGGGCTGGTGCTCCATCGCCGGGCACCGCGCCCAGGGCATGGTCCTGCAGGTCACTGCCTCGGGGCGGAGCACCTCGTCTCCGTCGGCTGCCTCCGCGGCTCGCGGGGCCGTCCCCGACTATGCCGCCACCCTGCCCGACGACGTGGCCGCCTTCGATGCCGCCCTGGCACCGGCCGAGCCGGTCACCGTCCACGAGCACACCTTCACCGTCACCGAGCAGAGCATGTACGTGGGCGGCGGTGTCACCCAGCGGCGCATGACGTACAACGGGCAGGTGCCCGGCCCGGTGCTGCGCGGAAAAGTCGGTGACACCTTCCGTATCACCCTGGTCAACGACGGCTCCATGAGCCACTCCATCGACTTCCACGCCGGCGTGGTCCCGCCGGATGAGGTGATGCGCTCCGTCGGCCCCGGTGAGTCCCTCGTCTACGAGTTCGAGGCGCAGCGCTCCGGAATCTGGTTGTACCACTGCTCCACCGCACCGATGAGTGTGCACCTGGCTTCCGGCATGTATGGCGCCGTCATCATTGACCCGCCCGGGCTCGCCGAGGTCGACCGCGAGTACCTGCTGATCCAGTCGGAGATCTACCTCGGCCCCGAGGGAGGCGAGACCGACGCGGACAAGGTGAGCACCAAGACCCCCGATCTGCTGGCCTTCAACGGCACCGCCTTCCAGTACCGCGACCGGCCGCTCGTGGCGGCTCCGGGGGAGCGGGTGCGCATTTGGGTGCTGGATGCAGGGCCTTCGCTGCCGACGGCGTTTCACGCCGTCGGGTTACAGTTCGACCAGGTCTTCAGCGAGGGGGCCTGGACACTCGGAGGACCCGAGGAGATCGGTGCCGCCTGGTCCGGTGGCGGGCAGGCACTGGGGCTTCAGCCCGCACAGGGCGGATTCGTCGAATGCGTTCCCCCCGCCCCGGGTACCTACACGCTCGTCAGCCACGCCTTCGCCGATATGGAGAAGGGCGCCATGGGGTATCTGAGGGTTACCGCTTGA
- the moaA gene encoding GTP 3',8-cyclase MoaA, translating into MSAPPVTLAPEAVPTQLVDRFGRTVRDLRISVTDRCNLRCTYCMPAHGLQWLPSPQLLSAAEIARLARLAVERLGVERIRLTGGEPLLRRDLEEIVAAVSTLRTRRTGTKPDIGLTTNGLGLDKRAAGLRAAGLDRVNVSIDALAPEQYAAVTRRDRLEDVLRGVAGAQAAGLDPIKVNAVALPADLAERAPQLLAQCLRRGWRLRFIEHMPLGPRGSWRAEDVVDAAHVLDVLKRAGFSLTPLGRPDRRPAALWEVAAGVGPDGQEYPAGQVGVIASVTAPFCTDCDRTRLTADGRLLSCLFSSTETDLRGPMRAGADDEELIRIWAAATWAKPRAHGSDDPQAGDSGFTLPARTMSAIGG; encoded by the coding sequence ATGAGCGCGCCGCCCGTCACCCTCGCGCCCGAAGCCGTCCCCACACAGTTGGTGGACCGTTTCGGGCGCACCGTGCGCGATCTGAGGATTTCGGTGACCGACCGCTGCAATCTGCGCTGTACCTACTGCATGCCGGCACACGGCCTGCAGTGGCTGCCCTCCCCGCAGCTGCTCAGCGCGGCCGAGATCGCCCGCCTGGCCCGCCTGGCCGTGGAGCGACTGGGGGTGGAGCGAATTCGGCTGACCGGCGGGGAGCCGCTGCTGCGCCGGGATCTGGAGGAGATCGTCGCGGCGGTGTCCACCCTGCGTACGCGCCGCACCGGTACCAAACCGGACATCGGCCTGACCACCAACGGCCTGGGCCTGGACAAGCGGGCCGCCGGCCTGCGGGCGGCTGGCCTGGACAGGGTCAACGTCTCCATCGATGCCCTCGCTCCGGAGCAGTACGCGGCGGTGACCCGCCGGGACCGGCTGGAGGACGTGCTGCGCGGCGTCGCCGGGGCGCAGGCGGCCGGACTGGACCCGATCAAGGTCAACGCGGTGGCTCTGCCTGCGGATCTCGCCGAGCGTGCCCCGCAGTTGCTGGCGCAGTGCCTGCGGCGCGGGTGGAGGCTGCGGTTCATCGAGCACATGCCACTGGGTCCACGTGGTTCCTGGCGTGCCGAGGACGTTGTTGACGCGGCTCACGTGCTTGACGTGCTGAAGCGGGCCGGCTTCTCCCTCACCCCCCTGGGCCGTCCAGACCGGCGTCCGGCAGCGCTTTGGGAAGTTGCCGCGGGGGTCGGTCCGGACGGGCAGGAGTACCCGGCTGGGCAGGTAGGAGTGATCGCCTCGGTGACCGCGCCCTTCTGCACCGACTGTGACCGCACCCGGCTGACGGCCGACGGCCGCCTGCTTTCCTGCCTGTTCTCGAGCACGGAGACCGATTTGCGCGGCCCCATGCGCGCCGGGGCCGACGACGAGGAGCTGATACGCATCTGGGCGGCCGCCACGTGGGCCAAGCCCCGCGCGCACGGCTCCGATGATCCGCAGGCAGGTGACAGCGGATTCACGCTGCCCGCCCGTACGATGTCAGCGATCGGCGGTTGA
- a CDS encoding MoaD/ThiS family protein, with protein MSLSNASASTVGTIAIEVHYFAAAAQAAGRTEERLELPPGTTLAGLRELLAGRGLEMAKVIGVSSYLVNSLSAPADSLSELHDRDRVDVLPPFAGG; from the coding sequence ATGAGCTTGTCCAACGCCTCCGCGAGCACTGTCGGCACCATTGCCATTGAGGTGCACTACTTCGCCGCCGCCGCGCAGGCGGCGGGGCGTACCGAGGAACGGCTGGAGCTGCCCCCAGGCACAACGCTGGCGGGCCTGCGAGAACTACTTGCCGGGCGCGGACTGGAGATGGCCAAGGTAATCGGCGTGTCCAGCTACCTGGTCAATTCCCTCTCCGCTCCGGCCGACTCACTGTCCGAGCTACACGACCGTGACCGGGTCGACGTGCTGCCGCCCTTCGCGGGTGGCTGA
- a CDS encoding molybdopterin molybdotransferase MoeA, which translates to MTEPMLPPDEYLARVLAALTPPTPVEVPLGRAHGLVLAEDVRAAVPVPPWTNSAMDGYVVRAADVAGAATAPVALPVAGDVPAGTVPGPLTARTAQRIMTGAMLPEGADAVVRVEDTDQAPGAGPLPARVEVRAAVVPGDNVRRAGEDVGVGDQVLRAGTVLKATAVSAAASVGRSTVRVVPRPRVGVVVTGAELADAGRDLAAGTIPDSNSLLLAGLVAEHGARLGTVSRAADTPAALAATLRAAAADADLLVTSGGVSVGAFDPFTALAAARGQADGPAGDHVELATVKVAMQPGKPQGYGTVRAQDGRRVPVIGLPGNPVSVLVSFTTIVAPALARLAGHELNVSRDGGAPMATARAAVGWHSPRGRRQHVPVRFVAPPQQRPAGVENGDVWVAPSHRLGSGSHLVASLPAAQALAVVEADADGVDVGDQLRLLALSAPAGPLPHPAQ; encoded by the coding sequence ATGACCGAACCCATGCTGCCGCCCGATGAATACCTCGCCCGGGTGCTCGCCGCACTGACGCCGCCGACCCCGGTCGAGGTACCGCTGGGGCGGGCCCACGGCCTGGTCCTGGCCGAGGACGTGCGGGCCGCAGTACCGGTGCCGCCCTGGACGAACTCGGCCATGGACGGCTACGTCGTGCGCGCCGCGGACGTCGCCGGGGCCGCGACCGCCCCCGTTGCCCTGCCGGTGGCGGGCGACGTGCCGGCGGGGACGGTGCCCGGGCCGCTGACCGCTAGGACGGCCCAGCGGATCATGACCGGCGCCATGCTGCCCGAGGGCGCAGACGCGGTGGTCAGGGTGGAGGACACCGACCAGGCGCCGGGCGCGGGTCCGCTGCCGGCCCGCGTAGAGGTGCGCGCCGCCGTCGTCCCGGGGGATAACGTGCGACGTGCCGGTGAGGACGTGGGCGTGGGCGACCAGGTGCTGCGGGCGGGCACCGTGCTCAAGGCGACCGCGGTGTCGGCCGCCGCCTCCGTGGGCCGGTCGACGGTGCGCGTGGTGCCGCGGCCGCGCGTCGGCGTCGTGGTCACCGGGGCGGAGTTGGCTGATGCGGGGCGTGACCTGGCCGCCGGCACCATCCCGGACTCCAACAGCCTGCTGCTGGCGGGGCTGGTGGCCGAGCACGGTGCCCGGCTCGGCACCGTCTCCCGTGCCGCCGACACTCCCGCGGCGCTGGCCGCTACCCTGCGCGCGGCGGCCGCCGACGCCGATCTGCTGGTCACCTCCGGGGGCGTTTCGGTGGGGGCCTTCGACCCATTCACCGCCCTGGCCGCGGCCCGCGGGCAGGCAGACGGCCCCGCCGGGGACCACGTCGAACTGGCTACGGTCAAGGTGGCGATGCAGCCGGGCAAGCCGCAGGGCTACGGCACCGTGCGCGCGCAGGATGGGCGCCGGGTGCCGGTGATCGGTTTGCCCGGGAACCCGGTGAGCGTACTGGTGTCCTTCACGACGATCGTCGCCCCCGCCCTGGCGCGCCTGGCCGGGCACGAGTTGAACGTCTCCCGGGACGGCGGCGCGCCGATGGCGACAGCCCGTGCCGCCGTCGGCTGGCACAGCCCGCGGGGGCGCCGCCAGCATGTGCCGGTGCGCTTCGTTGCGCCGCCGCAGCAGCGGCCCGCGGGCGTGGAGAACGGCGACGTCTGGGTGGCGCCGTCGCACCGGCTGGGATCGGGGTCCCACCTGGTCGCCTCGCTGCCCGCCGCACAGGCGTTGGCGGTTGTGGAGGCCGATGCCGATGGCGTAGACGTCGGTGACCAGTTGCGCCTGCTCGCGCTGTCGGCGCCCGCCGGGCCGCTGCCGCACCCGGCCCAGTAA
- the moaC gene encoding cyclic pyranopterin monophosphate synthase MoaC gives MVDVSAKQPTVRTATATAFVACSPAIITALREDAVPKGDALAVARIAGIAAAKRVPELLPLAHVIGVHACAVDLRIEEDGVRIQTLVRTADRTGVEMEALTAATVAGLALVDMVKGVDRTVALREAKVLSKSGGRSGDWVRSEDAGQENR, from the coding sequence ATGGTCGACGTATCCGCCAAGCAGCCCACCGTCCGCACGGCCACCGCGACCGCCTTCGTGGCTTGCTCCCCCGCGATCATCACGGCTCTGCGCGAAGACGCCGTCCCCAAGGGCGACGCGCTGGCGGTGGCGCGCATCGCCGGGATCGCAGCCGCCAAGCGGGTTCCGGAACTACTGCCGCTGGCGCATGTGATCGGGGTGCACGCCTGCGCTGTGGACCTGCGCATTGAGGAGGATGGCGTGCGCATCCAGACGCTGGTGCGCACCGCCGACCGCACGGGTGTGGAGATGGAGGCGCTGACCGCGGCCACGGTCGCTGGACTCGCGCTGGTGGACATGGTCAAGGGCGTGGACCGGACCGTGGCGCTGCGCGAGGCGAAGGTGCTGTCAAAGTCCGGGGGCCGCTCCGGCGACTGGGTGCGTTCGGAGGACGCCGGGCAGGAGAACAGGTGA
- the mobA gene encoding molybdenum cofactor guanylyltransferase: MTERGRLDVVVLAGGTGRRLGGALKPDVMVRGARLLDHVLGGVERVREQLPSGQVVVVAPPAVAVPTGVLRALEEPPLGGPVAGIAAGLARLAAVEQAAASDPSGPTGAVVDEHFSAVVTCDAPDSWRALPLLREALEGRAGADGACAVDGDHVQYLLGVYRTAALVGRVAPGGAALRDVAVRQVLGGMDLVRVDLSARGEALARAARDLDTWEDIRTYSSSPPRRDRHS; the protein is encoded by the coding sequence GTGACGGAGAGGGGACGGCTGGATGTTGTCGTGCTCGCCGGCGGGACAGGGCGACGCCTGGGAGGGGCGTTGAAACCGGACGTGATGGTTCGCGGTGCCCGCCTGCTCGACCATGTGCTGGGCGGGGTTGAACGCGTGCGCGAGCAACTGCCGTCAGGTCAAGTGGTTGTGGTGGCGCCGCCGGCGGTGGCGGTGCCGACCGGAGTTCTGCGGGCCCTGGAGGAGCCGCCGCTGGGCGGGCCGGTGGCGGGAATCGCGGCCGGGCTGGCGCGGCTCGCCGCCGTCGAGCAGGCAGCGGCAAGCGATCCGTCCGGGCCGACGGGCGCCGTCGTCGACGAGCACTTTAGCGCCGTCGTCACCTGTGATGCTCCGGATTCCTGGCGGGCCCTGCCGCTGCTGCGGGAGGCGCTGGAGGGACGTGCCGGAGCCGACGGCGCCTGCGCGGTCGACGGTGATCATGTCCAGTACCTACTGGGCGTGTACCGGACCGCCGCGCTGGTGGGGCGTGTGGCACCCGGGGGCGCGGCGCTGCGCGATGTCGCGGTGCGGCAGGTGCTGGGCGGGATGGATCTGGTTCGGGTAGACCTGTCCGCACGGGGAGAGGCCCTCGCCCGCGCCGCGCGCGACCTGGACACCTGGGAGGACATCCGCACCTACTCCTCCTCCCCTCCCCGCCGAGACCGGCACTCGTAA
- a CDS encoding MFS transporter, with protein sequence MSQLDTSGRVLTGWNPEEPDGWSASIAWRTLAITTFSLMLGFTVWFLPSAVAPRLNEIGFELTTNQIYWITSMPGLSCAGLRLIYMFLPATIGSRKMIGWSSLLYVLPMLGWFFAVQNPATSFATLLALSFTCGIGAATFSGYMPSTGFFFPKRLSGTALGLQGGLGNMGMSVIQLAAPFLMSTSLLGLTWVAPYADGAPRVFNATVFFLPWSLIAAALAFAYIKDVPVKANISQQLDIFGNIDTWLMTVLYIMTFGIFSGFAAQTANIINNNYGASSPLAQTLAAAELPKGASYAFIGTLLGSFLRFAWGPLCDRFGGAIWTFVSAVGMAVTMTFCGWQVATADDAGDFPVFMIGLLAMFFFAGVGNASTFKQMPMIMPKRQAGGAIGFTAAVAALGPFLVGIALTLMSTSTFFYGCAVFCVVCAVICWIRYARPSAKRPG encoded by the coding sequence ATGAGTCAGCTCGATACCTCCGGCCGCGTCCTGACCGGTTGGAACCCGGAGGAGCCGGACGGCTGGTCGGCGTCCATCGCCTGGCGCACCCTGGCCATCACCACCTTCTCCCTCATGCTCGGCTTCACGGTGTGGTTCCTGCCCAGCGCCGTCGCCCCGCGCCTGAACGAGATCGGCTTCGAGCTGACCACGAACCAGATCTACTGGATCACCTCCATGCCGGGCCTGTCCTGCGCGGGGCTGCGCCTGATCTACATGTTCCTCCCCGCGACCATCGGCTCGCGCAAGATGATCGGCTGGTCCTCCCTGCTGTACGTCCTACCGATGCTCGGCTGGTTCTTCGCCGTGCAGAACCCCGCCACCTCCTTCGCCACCCTGCTGGCGCTGTCCTTCACCTGCGGCATCGGTGCCGCCACGTTCTCCGGCTACATGCCCTCCACCGGCTTCTTCTTCCCCAAGCGCCTGTCCGGCACGGCGCTGGGCCTGCAGGGCGGACTGGGCAACATGGGCATGAGCGTCATCCAGCTGGCCGCCCCGTTCCTGATGAGCACGAGCCTGCTCGGGCTCACCTGGGTGGCCCCCTACGCCGACGGCGCCCCGCGGGTCTTCAACGCCACCGTCTTCTTCCTGCCGTGGTCCCTGATCGCCGCCGCCCTGGCCTTCGCCTACATCAAGGACGTGCCGGTCAAGGCCAATATCAGCCAGCAACTGGACATCTTCGGCAACATCGACACCTGGCTGATGACGGTCCTGTACATCATGACCTTCGGCATCTTCTCCGGCTTCGCCGCGCAGACCGCCAACATCATCAACAACAACTACGGCGCCTCCTCCCCGCTGGCCCAGACACTGGCCGCCGCCGAGCTGCCCAAGGGCGCCTCCTACGCCTTCATCGGCACACTGCTGGGATCCTTCCTGCGCTTCGCCTGGGGTCCCCTGTGCGACCGCTTCGGCGGCGCCATCTGGACCTTCGTTTCCGCCGTCGGCATGGCCGTCACCATGACCTTCTGCGGCTGGCAGGTCGCCACCGCCGACGACGCCGGCGACTTCCCCGTATTCATGATCGGCCTGCTGGCCATGTTCTTCTTCGCCGGGGTGGGCAACGCCTCCACCTTCAAGCAGATGCCCATGATCATGCCCAAGCGCCAGGCGGGCGGGGCGATCGGCTTCACCGCCGCCGTGGCCGCACTCGGGCCGTTCCTGGTCGGCATCGCCCTGACTCTGATGTCCACCTCCACATTCTTCTACGGCTGCGCCGTCTTCTGCGTGGTGTGCGCCGTCATCTGCTGGATCCGCTACGCCCGACCCTCCGCCAAGCGGCCCGGCTGA